One genomic region from Thalassotalea sp. PS06 encodes:
- a CDS encoding recombinase family protein produces MKLGYARVSTDEQSDNAQIDALEVAGCKRIYREKYSGKLKSRPELERMLDALRSGDIVVVQRLDRLGRSVKDLIELIESFKQKEVQFISLNESIDTTTASGELIFHMISAIAQFERRLIVERTNAGLAAARARGRKGGRKPKLSQKDIKQAKAMLLDPLVTKSEVAEHFGVSRPTLNKALS; encoded by the coding sequence ATGAAACTAGGTTATGCGAGAGTCAGTACGGATGAACAATCTGACAATGCGCAGATCGATGCGTTGGAGGTCGCTGGGTGCAAGCGAATCTACCGCGAAAAATATAGTGGTAAGTTAAAATCCAGGCCTGAGCTTGAACGAATGCTTGATGCGCTCCGTTCTGGCGATATTGTAGTAGTGCAGCGACTCGATAGGCTAGGTCGTAGCGTTAAAGACTTAATCGAGCTAATTGAAAGCTTTAAACAGAAAGAAGTTCAGTTTATTAGCTTAAATGAAAGTATCGACACAACCACGGCTTCTGGCGAGCTTATTTTTCATATGATCAGTGCAATCGCTCAATTTGAACGCAGATTGATAGTTGAGAGAACCAACGCAGGTTTGGCGGCAGCAAGAGCCAGAGGGAGAAAAGGGGGCCGAAAACCCAAACTTAGTCAGAAAGACATAAAACAAGCCAAAGCAATGCTACTAGATCCTTTGGTTACTAAATCAGAGGTGGCTGAGCATTTTGGTGTAAGCCGACCAACCTTGAACAAGGCTTTGTCATAA
- a CDS encoding tyrosine-type recombinase/integrase → MKNYHSKNIRTTKDYLDFLQHAKGQNEASLDSVVAAIARFERYTNYKGFERFHFQQAIGFKRHLEQQLNPKTGKLLSKATINSQLRHLKRFFQWLSREPGYKSRIDYRDAEYFNLSEKSTRIANARREKPVPSLQQITHLLESMPINTGIEKRNRALLALTILTGARDSAIASLKLKHIDLNARKLTQDAREVKTKYSKSFNTYFFPVDDLAVEILSDWVQYLTDELLFGPDDPLFPKSLVTPNKHHRFEAVGLSREHWKTAGPIRDIFKTAFTNVNLPYFNPHSFRNTLVLLGEQVCKTPEEFKAWSQNLGHSKVLTSFSSYGTVPDYRQSEIMSCLSPNTGESESEQDMADVLERMASKLRSKGGSS, encoded by the coding sequence ATGAAAAATTATCACTCAAAAAACATTAGAACCACTAAGGATTATTTGGATTTCCTTCAGCATGCAAAAGGGCAAAATGAAGCTTCATTAGATAGTGTTGTTGCAGCCATAGCTCGCTTTGAGCGGTACACAAACTATAAAGGCTTTGAAAGGTTTCATTTCCAACAAGCAATAGGCTTTAAGAGGCATTTAGAGCAGCAGTTGAACCCAAAGACAGGCAAGCTATTAAGCAAAGCTACGATAAATAGCCAGTTGCGGCATTTGAAGCGTTTCTTCCAGTGGCTTTCCCGTGAACCCGGTTACAAGTCCCGGATAGACTACCGTGATGCGGAATATTTCAATCTATCTGAGAAATCTACCCGTATCGCCAATGCCAGACGGGAGAAGCCGGTACCGTCGTTGCAACAGATAACACATTTGCTTGAATCCATGCCAATCAATACGGGTATTGAAAAGAGGAATAGGGCACTATTAGCTTTAACGATATTAACGGGAGCGCGCGATAGTGCTATCGCTTCCCTAAAGCTTAAACATATTGACTTGAACGCTAGGAAGCTTACACAAGATGCTAGGGAAGTAAAAACCAAGTACAGTAAGTCATTTAACACTTACTTTTTCCCAGTGGATGACCTCGCTGTCGAAATTTTAAGCGACTGGGTGCAGTACTTGACTGATGAACTCCTTTTTGGACCGGATGACCCATTATTTCCCAAATCTCTGGTTACTCCTAACAAGCACCATCGTTTTGAAGCCGTAGGTCTTTCAAGAGAGCATTGGAAAACAGCCGGACCGATCAGAGATATTTTTAAAACAGCTTTTACAAATGTAAACCTGCCTTATTTCAACCCTCATAGCTTTCGAAATACGTTGGTTCTATTAGGTGAACAAGTTTGTAAGACTCCAGAAGAGTTTAAAGCTTGGAGTCAAAATTTAGGTCATAGCAAGGTTTTAACCTCCTTTAGCAGCTACGGTACGGTTCCAGATTATAGACAGTCTGAGATTATGAGTTGCCTATCCCCTAACACTGGAGAATCGGAGAGCGAACAGGATATGGCAGATGTGTTAGAAAGGATGGCGTCAAAATTAAGAAGTAAAGGTGGTTCAAGCTAG
- a CDS encoding helix-turn-helix domain-containing protein has protein sequence MPKRLNPNRIKKYRSYTIQEAAYTLDIHKNTVARWIKYDGLPIVDNKRPYLIRGTDLKTFIRNRNTEHKKPCGLGEFFCCKCRQSRSSSQVFVEVYPTDNRTGVITGFCNVCSTKANKFINQQQFKQLKSKLGSILPMGEIHIDGGADPRVNGAFKDGE, from the coding sequence ATGCCTAAGCGATTAAACCCCAACAGGATAAAAAAGTATCGTTCTTATACGATCCAGGAAGCCGCGTATACGTTGGATATCCATAAGAATACTGTTGCTCGTTGGATCAAATATGATGGGCTTCCTATCGTCGACAATAAGCGCCCGTATTTGATTCGCGGCACCGACTTGAAAACTTTTATTCGAAACAGAAATACCGAGCACAAGAAACCTTGTGGTCTTGGCGAGTTCTTTTGCTGCAAATGTCGGCAGTCTAGATCTTCATCTCAAGTTTTTGTTGAAGTTTACCCAACTGATAATAGAACCGGCGTTATCACAGGTTTTTGTAACGTCTGTTCAACTAAGGCGAATAAGTTCATTAATCAACAGCAATTTAAGCAACTCAAGTCAAAACTTGGCTCAATTTTACCGATGGGTGAAATACACATAGACGGGGGGGCTGATCCTCGCGTTAATGGTGCTTTCAAGGATGGAGAATGA
- a CDS encoding AlpA family transcriptional regulator: MAHKILRLPEVIQKTGLSRSSIYLRINNGEFPKSISLGGRGRAVGWVESDIDNWVADCIERSQGDDGNA; this comes from the coding sequence ATGGCTCATAAGATTTTAAGACTCCCCGAAGTTATCCAAAAAACGGGGTTATCGAGAAGCAGTATTTATTTACGGATCAACAACGGTGAATTTCCAAAAAGTATCTCTTTAGGCGGCCGCGGACGGGCTGTAGGCTGGGTTGAATCTGATATTGATAATTGGGTAGCCGATTGCATTGAGAGAAGCCAGGGGGACGATGGCAATGCCTAA
- a CDS encoding integrase domain-containing protein translates to MSKKLLPLDTTQIRRAKPQSKSYKLRDGRGLAIKIMPTGSKQWIFEYTKPATGKRSTMGLGVFPDISLKQARDMRQEARKLLGEGIDPVEQKAEDKRLALLANSQTLKNVAAEWFELKKTRVADTTSAGIWRNFNNHLFPKLGHRPITKLAAPEVISVLKPLAARGTLETLSKVIGHLNEVMIYGVNTGYIDHNCLSGIGAAFQPPKSKNLPALKPEELPEFMKALSYASIKIVTRLLIEWQLHTMVRPSEAAGTRWDEIDFDKKQWHIPAERMKTSRDHVVPLSPQALEILSMIKSISGHREHVFPSDRKPTEPCNAQTANMAIKRMGFKGRLVAHGLRSIASTTLNECGHDPEVIEAALAHVDGNEVRRAYNRADYLERRRVLMNWWSNYIEEAATGKKLNDKNIRPIMQQISMKRE, encoded by the coding sequence ATGTCTAAAAAGCTATTGCCACTGGATACAACTCAAATCCGAAGAGCTAAGCCTCAAAGCAAATCTTACAAGCTACGGGATGGCAGAGGTCTGGCTATTAAGATAATGCCCACCGGCAGTAAACAATGGATTTTTGAGTACACAAAACCTGCAACAGGTAAACGCTCGACCATGGGGTTAGGCGTGTTCCCAGACATTTCACTCAAGCAAGCGCGAGACATGCGACAAGAGGCCAGGAAACTTCTTGGCGAAGGTATCGACCCGGTAGAGCAAAAAGCTGAAGATAAAAGGCTTGCTCTGCTGGCTAACAGTCAAACTTTAAAGAATGTTGCGGCTGAATGGTTCGAACTAAAGAAAACCCGAGTTGCCGATACAACTTCAGCCGGTATATGGCGTAACTTTAATAACCATCTGTTTCCTAAGCTTGGACACAGGCCTATTACGAAGCTGGCCGCTCCGGAAGTTATTAGCGTTTTAAAGCCTCTGGCAGCACGCGGCACATTAGAAACCCTGAGTAAAGTTATAGGTCATCTTAACGAAGTAATGATCTATGGGGTAAACACCGGATACATAGATCACAATTGCCTATCGGGCATTGGTGCAGCGTTTCAACCTCCTAAATCCAAAAACCTACCCGCGCTTAAGCCTGAAGAACTTCCCGAGTTTATGAAGGCTTTAAGCTATGCCAGCATCAAAATTGTTACTCGCTTGCTTATCGAGTGGCAACTACACACCATGGTCAGGCCTAGCGAAGCAGCAGGGACTAGGTGGGATGAAATCGATTTCGATAAAAAGCAATGGCACATACCGGCTGAACGCATGAAAACTAGCCGGGACCATGTGGTTCCCTTGTCTCCCCAGGCTCTGGAAATTCTGTCTATGATTAAATCGATTAGCGGACACCGCGAACATGTTTTTCCTTCTGACAGAAAGCCTACTGAACCTTGTAATGCGCAAACCGCAAATATGGCCATAAAGCGGATGGGCTTCAAGGGGCGGCTTGTGGCTCATGGTTTACGCTCTATTGCCAGTACGACTCTGAATGAGTGTGGACATGATCCTGAAGTGATTGAGGCAGCATTGGCACATGTAGACGGGAATGAAGTACGCCGGGCATACAATAGAGCAGACTATCTGGAAAGAAGACGTGTCTTGATGAATTGGTGGTCCAATTACATTGAAGAAGCAGCAACGGGTAAGAAACTAAATGACAAGAATATTCGTCCTATTATGCAGCAGATATCAATGAAGCGAGAGTAA
- the secG gene encoding preprotein translocase subunit SecG: MLYEILIVVYLIVALILIGFILIQQGKGADMGASFGAGSSATIFGSSGSGNFMTKTTAILATTFFIISLFLGNLTAQATKKGDEWNNLGSGEQTQSIEPTDIPTGDDNDESDVPN; this comes from the coding sequence ATGTTATACGAGATTTTGATCGTTGTTTATTTAATTGTTGCGTTGATCTTGATTGGTTTTATTTTAATCCAACAAGGTAAGGGTGCCGATATGGGTGCATCATTCGGCGCAGGCTCATCAGCGACCATCTTTGGTTCAAGTGGTTCAGGCAACTTTATGACAAAAACGACTGCAATTCTTGCAACAACGTTTTTCATTATCAGCCTGTTCTTAGGTAACCTGACAGCTCAAGCTACTAAGAAAGGTGATGAGTGGAATAACTTAGGTTCTGGCGAGCAAACACAGAGCATCGAACCAACGGATATTCCTACTGGCGACGACAACGACGAGTCTGACGTTCCAAACTAA
- the tpiA gene encoding triose-phosphate isomerase, with translation MHRKTIVAANWKMNGDVSLINEMTDALNTISISENQQVIICPPAPYLGALTQANTNARVAVGAQNINEQLKGALTGEVSALMLKDLSVQYVIVGHSERRSLFAETSGLVADKAKQALAQGLTPIVCIGESEDEREQGQTEQVLSEQLAPVLSALDNDELTDVVFAYEPVWAIGTGKTASAEMAQQTHRFIREFIAATDSDAADKVAILYGGSVNAGNYQELFAQPDIDGGLIGGASLKVEEFKTICLAE, from the coding sequence ATGCACAGAAAAACCATTGTTGCCGCTAACTGGAAAATGAACGGGGACGTTTCGTTAATTAACGAAATGACCGATGCGTTAAACACCATTAGCATTAGTGAAAACCAACAGGTCATTATCTGTCCGCCAGCTCCTTATTTAGGCGCATTAACTCAAGCGAACACAAACGCTCGAGTTGCAGTAGGTGCGCAAAATATCAATGAGCAGTTAAAGGGCGCATTGACGGGTGAAGTTTCAGCTTTAATGCTGAAAGATTTGTCGGTACAATACGTCATTGTTGGCCATTCTGAGCGTCGCAGCTTATTCGCTGAAACCTCAGGTTTGGTGGCTGACAAAGCTAAGCAAGCCTTAGCGCAAGGGCTTACGCCAATCGTTTGTATTGGTGAGAGCGAAGACGAGCGCGAGCAAGGGCAAACTGAACAAGTTTTGTCTGAGCAGTTGGCGCCGGTATTATCTGCTTTAGATAATGACGAATTAACTGATGTTGTTTTCGCCTATGAGCCAGTTTGGGCGATAGGAACCGGAAAAACAGCATCTGCTGAGATGGCTCAGCAAACGCATCGCTTTATTCGCGAATTTATCGCTGCCACAGATTCTGACGCAGCAGATAAGGTTGCGATTTTGTATGGTGGCAGTGTAAACGCTGGTAATTACCAGGAATTATTTGCCCAACCGGATATTGACGGTGGCCTGATTGGCGGTGCGAGTTTAAAAGTAGAAGAGTTTAAGACAATCTGCCTGGCAGAATAA
- the glmM gene encoding phosphoglucosamine mutase, producing MSSRKYFGTDGVRGLVGKAPISPEFVMKLGWAAGKVLATSGTQKVLIGKDTRISGYMLESALEAGFSAAGIDIGLMGPMPTPAVAYLTKTFRAEAGIVISASHNPYYDNGIKFFSNDGEKLPDDIELAIEKMIDEPMDCVESAKLGKAVRINDAAGRYIEFCKSNFPTPLSLKGLKIVVDCANGATYHIAPNVFRELGATVIEYATKPDGININDECGATSMANISQLVMDESADLGIALDGDGDRLMMVDHMGNVVDGDELIFIIAKAAQQRGQLEGGVVGTLMSNIGLELALKQLDIPFERAKVGDRYVMEKLKANGWQLGAENSGHIINLNCTSTGDGIVAALNVLQAIQESGNNLFTLRQGMQKLPQVLVNVRFVEGSDPLSDTAVQQQVKVVEQELAGRGRVLLRKSGTEPLVRVMVEGPEKEEVLSLAESIADRVRAV from the coding sequence GTGAGTTCTAGAAAATATTTCGGTACCGATGGGGTACGCGGTTTAGTGGGTAAAGCCCCAATCTCTCCGGAATTTGTGATGAAATTAGGTTGGGCTGCGGGTAAAGTACTTGCTACCAGTGGCACCCAAAAAGTACTAATTGGTAAAGATACGCGAATTTCTGGTTATATGCTGGAATCGGCATTGGAAGCGGGTTTTAGTGCTGCCGGTATCGATATTGGTTTAATGGGACCAATGCCAACACCCGCCGTAGCCTATTTAACCAAAACCTTCCGTGCAGAAGCCGGTATTGTTATTAGCGCTTCCCATAACCCATACTACGATAATGGCATTAAATTCTTTTCAAATGACGGTGAGAAGCTGCCGGATGATATTGAACTTGCCATTGAAAAAATGATTGATGAACCTATGGATTGTGTGGAATCTGCAAAACTGGGTAAGGCGGTTCGTATAAACGATGCGGCTGGCCGCTACATCGAGTTTTGTAAAAGTAATTTTCCAACACCACTATCTCTTAAGGGACTGAAAATTGTCGTCGATTGTGCCAATGGTGCAACCTATCACATTGCGCCAAACGTATTCAGAGAATTGGGTGCAACAGTAATTGAATATGCTACCAAGCCTGATGGCATTAATATTAACGACGAATGCGGTGCAACGTCTATGGCGAATATCAGCCAACTGGTTATGGACGAAAGCGCTGATTTAGGTATCGCTCTTGATGGTGATGGCGATCGTTTAATGATGGTTGATCACATGGGTAATGTTGTCGATGGTGATGAGCTTATCTTTATCATCGCCAAAGCGGCTCAACAACGCGGTCAACTGGAAGGCGGCGTAGTTGGCACCTTGATGAGTAACATAGGGCTGGAACTGGCTCTTAAGCAATTAGATATTCCATTTGAGCGTGCCAAAGTTGGCGACCGTTATGTAATGGAAAAGCTCAAAGCTAACGGATGGCAACTTGGTGCCGAAAACTCCGGACATATCATTAATCTAAATTGTACCTCCACGGGTGATGGTATTGTTGCCGCGTTGAACGTGCTGCAGGCAATTCAGGAATCCGGTAACAACCTTTTCACGCTGCGTCAGGGGATGCAAAAACTACCTCAGGTTTTAGTTAATGTTCGTTTTGTTGAAGGTAGCGATCCGTTATCTGATACAGCGGTTCAACAACAGGTAAAAGTAGTTGAGCAGGAACTGGCCGGTCGCGGTCGTGTTTTACTTCGTAAATCTGGAACGGAACCTTTGGTAAGAGTCATGGTTGAAGGGCCTGAAAAAGAGGAAGTTCTATCTCTGGCTGAATCTATTGCCGATAGAGTACGCGCTGTTTAA